From the Syntrophorhabdaceae bacterium genome, the window TATTCTGCCATGAGCATATTACCGCCTAAGGTATAATGTACTTTTCGGAGCACCTTTCCGAGAGGGGCATTCTTCTCGTTGTTCTTTGTGGAAAAGACAACACCGTTTTTAATATCCAACGATGCAGGGTCTTCCTCAAGGAGTTTTGCTGCGACCTCCAGTATCTGTGCCTTTATCTTCTTTGCCGCACCAAGCGCTGCATTGCCTGCTACGAAGGTTGTTCTGCTCGCATGAACTCCTACATCCCACGGGCATATGTCAGTATCATTATTGATAACGTTCACGTCATCAATGGGGATGCCGAGCACCTCTGCTACGATCTGTGCAATAATCGTCTCCGAGCCCTGGCCGATATCACTGGCGCCGGTAAAGACATCGACCTTTCCGAAATCATCCATCTTGATGATGGTGCCACACCCGTCGGACTTATAGACGCGGGCCCCGCCGCCAACGTGGATGAGCGATGCCATACCGACTCCCCTGTTACCCCCTTTTCCTTTCTTGCCTTTCCAGTCAAGCCTTTTTACCACCTCATCGATACACTCTTTCATGCCGCAGGATGTAATCTTGAAGCGCTGCGGGGTAAGCTCGCCAGGCTCGTTGGCGTTTTTTAACCTCAGTTCATAGGGATCGATCCCTGCCTTTTCAGCAAGCTGGTCGAGGGATGATTCGATGGCAAAGGTCGCCTGCGGGTTTCCGTAGCCGCGCATGGCCTGACTGTATGTGTTGTTCGTGTATACGCACTTTGCGATATATTTGACGTTTGGCACCTTGTAAAGCGACGAGATGGGGAGCATCATGACCGAGGGGGTTGTTGCTCCCCACGATGTATATGCGCCGTTATCAAGTACCATCTCTATCTCCCTGAATGTGAGCCGTCCTTCCTTGTCACAGCCATGGGAGATCTTCGTGATCGTGCATTGACGGGGTGATGTGGCAAAGAACTCTTCTTCCCGGGAAAAGACTATCTTTATGGGTTTTCTCGTTTTTATCGCCAGGAGAATAGCGATATATTCATAGGCATAGGTGTCGAGTTTGCTCCCGAATCCGCCACCAATAACAGACTGGACAACTCGAACGCGCTTGTTCTTGAATCCGAAGGCATTGAGCGCATCGATATAATCGTTCTGTGCGAGTGATGGGATCTGGGTGTTGCTGTACATGGTGAGGTTGTTGTTCGTATCCAGCTGGGCAATACATCCGCTTGTGCCGAGGCAGCAGTGTGTTACCCACTGGGTGCTGAAGGTATCCTCCACGATAAAGGCCGATTCCTTTTTGGCAGCTTCAACATCGCCGCAGGTGAGTTTCCAGGGCATCTTGAGGACATTTGATTTCGCCTCTTCGTGGACAAGCTGCGCCCCTTCCTTCATCGCCTCCAGCGGGTCGAATATTCCCGGCAGTTCCTCGTACTCGACATCGATGAGGGAGAGGGCCTCTTCGGCGATCTCCAGGCTCGTTGCCGCAACGGCCGCGATCTCGTCACGGATCGACAGGACCTTCCCTGTTTTAAGCGGTGGGTTATCCTTCATGACGCCGATCCTGAAGGTAGCAGGCATATCAGAAGCGGTGACAACTGCCCTTACGCCGGGGAGCTTTTCCGCTTTTGATGTATCGAGTTTGAGTATCCGGGCATGGGGGTATTTACTGTAGAGAATCTTTCCATGGAGCATATTGGGGATCTTAAGGTCCTGGATATATATGGCGCTGCCCATTGCCTTGGGGGGCGCATCGCGTTTCGGGATCTTCTGTCCGACTGTTGTGAGATTGTTCATGTTCACCTCCCGCCTGCAACTGATTTTATGGCATCCATTATCTTGACGTACCCTGTGCATCTGCAGAGATTGCCTTCAATGGCCTCTTTGATCTCATCCTCTGTCGGTTTCTCCTTTGTATCGAGGAGGGCCTTGGCAGACATGATCATGCCCGGTGTGCAGAACCCGCACTGGACCGCACCCTCATTGACGAATGCCGTCTGGAGGGGGTGCATTGAGCCGTCCCTGGAGGCAATGCCTTCTATGGTTGTAACGCTCTTACCCTCAACTTCCATGACAGGGAATAGGCAGGAATTCACCGCCTGACCATCGATAATCACCGTACAGGCGCCGCATTCACCATATCCGCAGCCTTCTTTTGTGCCTGTCATTTCAAGGACCTCTCTGAGCAGATAGAGGAGTGTCCACTGGGGATCAACCTCTATGGTCACCTGTTCGTTGTTCAGTGTAAATGCTATCTCTTTTTTCATCATGGCCTCCCTACCAGAGTCTCTCGGGATAAATAGCCTCATCGGGCCGTATTATCCTGTCGATCGATTTTATCAGCGCCCTTTTTACAAGAACCTTTATCATCTCGCTCCTGTACCATGCCTCTCCGCGTATGCTGTCTCTTGGCTGGGCCTCTCCGGCCGCGATGTTCCCTATCTCTTCAAAAAGCTCGGGCGAGACGATCTGTCCCTTCAACGCTGCTTCCGCCTTTTTTGCCCGTATAGGCCGCGGCGCGACGACACCCATGGCAATCCTCGCGTCTTCGCATTTCAGCCCCTCATCTTTGAGTCTGGACAGTATGTTTGAGATGCTGTCGACGGTACAGAACATATCTCTGCAGCGCACCTCGCTTCCGCTCTTGACGGAAA encodes:
- a CDS encoding xanthine dehydrogenase family protein molybdopterin-binding subunit — protein: MNNLTTVGQKIPKRDAPPKAMGSAIYIQDLKIPNMLHGKILYSKYPHARILKLDTSKAEKLPGVRAVVTASDMPATFRIGVMKDNPPLKTGKVLSIRDEIAAVAATSLEIAEEALSLIDVEYEELPGIFDPLEAMKEGAQLVHEEAKSNVLKMPWKLTCGDVEAAKKESAFIVEDTFSTQWVTHCCLGTSGCIAQLDTNNNLTMYSNTQIPSLAQNDYIDALNAFGFKNKRVRVVQSVIGGGFGSKLDTYAYEYIAILLAIKTRKPIKIVFSREEEFFATSPRQCTITKISHGCDKEGRLTFREIEMVLDNGAYTSWGATTPSVMMLPISSLYKVPNVKYIAKCVYTNNTYSQAMRGYGNPQATFAIESSLDQLAEKAGIDPYELRLKNANEPGELTPQRFKITSCGMKECIDEVVKRLDWKGKKGKGGNRGVGMASLIHVGGGARVYKSDGCGTIIKMDDFGKVDVFTGASDIGQGSETIIAQIVAEVLGIPIDDVNVINNDTDICPWDVGVHASRTTFVAGNAALGAAKKIKAQILEVAAKLLEEDPASLDIKNGVVFSTKNNEKNAPLGKVLRKVHYTLGGNMLMAEYFYDPANENFDKEFKGNLSVAYAYGAHGVEVEVDKETGQVKILNYIAAHDVGKAINPMLLEGQIYGGGLMGLGYALGEKMIYEKGYLKNGNFLDYKVPTVKDVPPVQAVIVESDEQDGPFGAKGIGEPGLVPTAPAIANAIYDAVGVRIKDLPITPEKILKALKEKKKGA
- a CDS encoding (2Fe-2S)-binding protein; this encodes MMKKEIAFTLNNEQVTIEVDPQWTLLYLLREVLEMTGTKEGCGYGECGACTVIIDGQAVNSCLFPVMEVEGKSVTTIEGIASRDGSMHPLQTAFVNEGAVQCGFCTPGMIMSAKALLDTKEKPTEDEIKEAIEGNLCRCTGYVKIMDAIKSVAGGR
- a CDS encoding FAD binding domain-containing protein, encoding IGGNICNAAPSADTACPLLVLDARAIIVGPKGSRELDLDDFFLGPGRTALSKGEIVKEFVMPGFDENTGSAYIKHTRRQAMDLPILGVAARITISVKSGSEVRCRDMFCTVDSISNILSRLKDEGLKCEDARIAMGVVAPRPIRAKKAEAALKGQIVSPELFEEIGNIAAGEAQPRDSIRGEAWYRSEMIKVLVKRALIKSIDRIIRPDEAIYPERLW